Proteins from a genomic interval of Rubinisphaera italica:
- a CDS encoding DUF1501 domain-containing protein codes for MSTQHDHLLNVTRRHFLNRSGVGLGSMALASMMPGSTLGAPTGGDNPLAPKKPHFEPKAKRVIYLHMTGSPPNLDLFDYKPELITRDGEDCPQSFLEGKKFAFTSGVPKLLGTPQKFQQVGEAGTWMSEAIPHLQEVADEMCLVHSMTTDQFNHAPAELLLYTGSPQSGRPSLGSWTTYGLGSESDNLPGFVVLISSGVQPNGGNKSFGSGFLPSVYQGVQCRTQGDPVLYVSNPDGMSRDIRRMSLDALKDLNEMQAERVGHPETLTRIAQYELAFRMQVSVPEVMDITKETKQTLENYGAEPGKSSLANNCLLARRLVESGVRFVQLFDWGWDYHGTSAGSGIGEGLRDKCTTMDKPVAALIKDLKQRGLLEDTLIVWGGEFGRTPFREGRTAKSKILGRDHYPDCYTMWMAGGGVKAGYNHGQTDELGFGVVENKVHIHDFQATILHLLGFDHERLTYRFQGRDYRLTDVHGHVVKEILA; via the coding sequence ATGTCGACACAACATGATCACTTACTGAATGTGACGCGACGTCATTTTCTGAATCGATCCGGCGTCGGGCTAGGTAGTATGGCTCTGGCATCTATGATGCCGGGCAGTACCCTGGGGGCTCCGACAGGCGGGGATAATCCATTGGCTCCCAAAAAACCGCATTTTGAGCCGAAAGCCAAGCGGGTTATCTATCTGCATATGACTGGCTCTCCGCCGAACCTCGATCTGTTCGATTACAAACCGGAACTGATCACACGAGACGGCGAAGATTGTCCGCAGTCTTTCCTGGAAGGCAAAAAGTTTGCCTTCACATCGGGGGTGCCGAAATTGCTGGGAACTCCTCAGAAATTTCAACAGGTTGGCGAAGCAGGCACCTGGATGTCGGAAGCGATACCGCATTTGCAGGAGGTCGCCGACGAAATGTGCCTCGTACATTCGATGACGACCGATCAGTTCAATCACGCACCTGCTGAACTTCTGCTGTATACGGGCTCTCCACAGTCCGGGCGTCCCTCCCTCGGTTCCTGGACCACTTATGGCTTAGGTTCCGAAAGTGACAACCTCCCCGGCTTTGTCGTACTGATTTCCAGTGGCGTTCAACCAAACGGCGGCAACAAATCTTTTGGAAGTGGTTTCCTGCCTTCGGTTTATCAGGGTGTGCAATGCAGAACCCAGGGAGATCCCGTCCTGTATGTTTCAAATCCTGATGGTATGAGTCGTGATATACGGCGGATGAGTCTGGATGCGTTGAAAGATCTGAACGAAATGCAAGCCGAGCGTGTCGGACATCCAGAAACGCTCACGAGAATCGCTCAATACGAACTGGCATTTCGGATGCAGGTTTCCGTGCCGGAAGTGATGGACATCACGAAAGAAACAAAGCAGACTTTGGAAAATTATGGAGCAGAACCAGGAAAATCTTCACTGGCGAACAACTGTCTGCTCGCGCGCAGGCTGGTCGAATCTGGGGTCCGGTTTGTGCAACTATTTGACTGGGGCTGGGATTACCACGGCACTAGCGCTGGTTCGGGGATCGGTGAAGGCCTTCGAGACAAATGCACAACAATGGATAAACCTGTCGCCGCCTTAATCAAAGACTTGAAACAGCGAGGACTTCTTGAAGATACGCTCATCGTCTGGGGCGGAGAATTTGGACGAACTCCCTTCCGGGAAGGCCGGACTGCGAAGAGTAAAATACTCGGACGCGATCATTACCCCGATTGCTACACAATGTGGATGGCAGGGGGTGGAGTCAAAGCCGGATACAACCATGGACAGACCGACGAACTCGGTTTCGGTGTGGTCGAAAACAAAGTTCACATCCACGATTTCCAGGCGACGATTCTGCACCTTTTAGGATTCGATCACGAGCGACTCACCTACCGCTTCCAGGGACGCGACTATCGCCTGACCGATGTGCATGGACATGTAGTTAAAGAGATTCTCGCCTGA